The nucleotide window ATCTAAGAAGGGTTAAAGAAATTGGAATTTAATGAGGGGAGAAAACAGTGGGACTCGTAATAACCTTCAGCTTTACGAAGGATGGTTGCAGGGAGGCTGCCGGGTTACCATTCTCCATCTAGGGGAAATGGACAAAAATTGCAACAGGATGGAAAGGAATTAGTCTCGCTCACTCGAGAACCGGTCAAGAAGACTTGTTAGAGGAGCAGATGTTTGGAGAAAGTGGAGGAATCTCCTTTCCAGGAATCCTTTAGCATaggatgggaggcagggggatggattagAAAGCCTCTTGAGCTCCCTGAATCCATGGAGTCCCAACGCTCTAGAGATCGGGGCTCAACCCTGTCCAGATGTGCCCCAGCAAAGTGGCGCCAGCCTTGAAGGTCATCAAGCCAGTGGTCAGTATGGTACTGACCGACCTTCCAGCTTGAGAGGCTCTTTCCAGTTCCTTGTTACCTTCTGGAGGGACAACAGCCATTCCACCCTGGGAATCACCTGGCTTTGTAGAAGCAGCAAAgcccggtggcaagagcacgggctagggagtcagaggatgcgggttctaatccccactctgccacttgtcttctgtgtgaccttgggcaaatcacctaacttctctctgactcggttacctcatctgtaaaatgaggattaagactgcgagctccacgtgggacggcgaTCGTGTTCAACCCgagtacctcatatctaccccagtgcttagaacggcacttggcacatagtaagcacttaacagatacgataatgattcatcattattattatttggcacccCGCTTCTGTAGCCGCTTGTCGGGGAGGAAGCCCGCGACTTTTAGAACCTCTGAGAGCATTTTAAGAGCCCAACCAGCTCGCTCTCTGTCGAAACCAAAATGGCACCCCACGTTCAGAGAGATCACCGGAGGGAAGCAGACCCTCTCCAAGGACGGCAGCATGTGTCCACTGGCTAAAGGCGACTaggcccctctctcttctctgccctcaTCCCGCAAAACTACTAAACAGCCCGGCGCTTGCATGGCTGAGCCCAGATCGGAAACCAACTCCTAATCAGTCATCTGGTGGTACTGAGATGTGAAAGTTAAGTACAGGGCAAGGCCGTAGAGCTTTCTGAAGTTTCTTCTTGTCGATACTATTTTATTGCCGTGGTGATCTTTTAACTCCTATGTATGATGGAACTCTGTAGTGAATTGCCTTgttcttatttatattatttatagcgaaaataagtaataatgataagaataatgccCTATGTTAGCCTTAGTCTCCTCGTCATAATTTATCAactaacaaataataattttgatattgcTATTAACACggtatctttgaaaatgaaggctaCTACATATTTATAGATGTATACTAACACTAAAAGGTCATTTTGAGTGTAATGCTTTTACAGTTTATTTTTAGAATTAATGTATTTTTACGATTTATGACTTTGGAGTTTTTACTCATGTTTCACTTGCTGTGTCTTTTCCGGTTATATCTGGCTACGTCACAGAGTGTACCGAGGAGCACATTTTGGTGCTGTGTTATCGGTTTCTTAGTTCAGCTGAAAAATTTCTGGGCCCCCGTGTTCTGCGGGGAACGTGTCCCCGTACTGGGACCGGTTCGCAGTCCGTTCAGTTTATTCTTTGTAATTCCATACGTGTTGGTGGAACTCGTGGGCCGTTCCCAACCCCCCCAGCTTTCACCCCCACGGGTGACCGTTAGTCTGGCTGGCGGCTGCGGGGACAATTAGACTCCCGGTTGGGGGCAAACCTGCTGTTGGGTCATTACCCTGTGCGGTTCCTCGCAGGGGCAACGCTGCAAGAACCCTGGACCCCCGAGACCAGCACGATGGAAGAATGGTTTCATCAGAGAGAACCGTCCATTCAGGGGCCTCATGGCAGGTGGCAGATTGGCCCTTTTTTAtggtttatgttaagcacttactctatgccaggcgctgtgccaagctctggggcagaaacaaacttaccaggttggacacagccccgtcccatggggttcaaagtcttaatcccccttcgatgaggctcagagaggtgaagggacttgcccgaagtcacccagcagacaagtggcggaggcgggattagaacccaggtcttcgtgactcccaggcccgggctctatccactaggccaagctgcttctctcggtCCTGCTGCAGAACCTCAACTGCGGGGCCCCGGCCGTGGGGCCAAGGCAACCTAGCTGACTCCCTCGAGGGGGTTTCGGACGGTGGTGGACTTCATACCCTCACCGCCTTGGCAGACCACAATCTTTCCAGTTCTAGTCTGCCCTCGGCCGGCCCCAACTGGTGAGACCCTTAACCTCGGATATTCGGGTTACAGTTAAGGGAGGATTATCCATCTGAagcagggaaacagcgtggcccagtccaaagagcgtggacctgggagtcggaggatatggattctcatccctgttctgcctcttccctgctgtgtgaccatgggtaagtcgcttaatcgATTGATCACTCAACTGTAgttatccagtgcttaatatgtgaagagcactgtgttaagcgctcgggatagtacaatataataagggttgataggcatgttccctgcccacaaggagtttactgtctagatagggagacagacatcagtataagtaaataaattatggatatcagccagtcagttgcatttattgagcacttactgtgtgcagagcactgtactaagtgtttgagagagtacaaaataaaacaatatagcagacacattccccgcccggagcgagtttacagcctagagataagTGCGTTAAGTGGAGGTGTGGTGAGTAAAGAGTACAGATTCCCATGCAACggtgacagagaagagaaaagaagtagGGGATTGGGGGCTTAgacggggaaagcctcttggagaagatgtgattttaataagatgtaATTTAATGAgacatcttctctgggcctcggtttcctcatctgtaaaacggggattcgatatcttttctctctctccctgttagactgggagcccgacgtGAGAGAGAAATCGTGTCTGATCTATTATCGTGGATctgatccagcacttagtacagtggtcggcacgtaAAAAGTGCTTAACCGATCCCATAATTATGATTGTTTAATTATAATTATCTAGAGTTGGGAGGGTCTGGGATGGGTttcaggaggaggctgagggattTCCCAGGCCTCCCCACCAGGATAATATCTATAAGAAAAGGATAGAGCTGTATCAGTTTGGTGTTAAGGTGCGGTCGCCAATCGGGGGCGGGCGAAGGCACTAAATGTCCCCCGTAAGATCCTAGACGGGCTTACCATGCTCTGATTCTTTGCTCTGTCCAGGGAGAACTTCAAGCCAATTTGCTTTCTTCCCCATGGAGGACaaaccacccacccccaaccacagtgcttagaacagtgcttggcacatagtgagcgctcaacaaataccaccatcaactCAGAGTCTGTCACtgcccactgccccccccccccctttgcacttatgtgagaagcagcagagagaagcagcgtggctcagtggaaagagcccgggcttgggagtcagaggtcatgggttctaatcccggctactccgcttgtcagctgtatgaccttggacgagtcacttaacttatctgggcctcagttacctcatctataaaatggggatgaagactgtgagccctatgtgggacaacctgattaccttgtatctaccccagcacttagaacagtgctgggcacatagcgagcgcttaacaaatcccaacattatcattattatgtatatacatatatatctataattctattcatgtatattgatgtctgttaacttgttttgatgtctgtcgtaGTGGTCGTCGTCCCCCAAGCCgtaggctcgttgtggtcagggatttggtctctttattgctgtattgtactttccaagcacttagtacagtgctctgcacccggtaaatgctcaataaatacgactgaatgaacgaatgaatggtccAAATACTGAAGCCAACAGATTACCTGGTCCCGCTCTCTAGATGGATATGCCCGGAGCCACTGTGGCTTTAAACATCCCTGAGAGAAACTAGGCCTCCGGTCGGAGAGGGTCagggaggacaggggaaagggaggccGAAGCCAGCTCCCAGTGGGTAGAAAGAAGCCGATGTACGTGCCTGCAGAGAACCGGATCTGTTCTCGGGCAGGGaccactgctcctctcccttgTGCGGTCAGGAGCCGGACCCCATTCCTGTGGAAAGAATAAGCCCGCTGTGTCCTCCAGCGTTAAGGCTAATCGTGGGAATCGAAGAATTGATGGGTTTAGTGGGCCCTGGGAGATTCCtcctaataatgtaataattcTGACAGCGTGATCGCCCTTTTAGAAACGAGGAGTCTGGGATCCGAGAGCCTCAAAGGGGTCAGCATTGCTAAGTGGAGGCTTAATCTGAGCCCATCAGATATTCCGAGAGGGGTGCCCCTGTCTCCGGACAACCCCAGACACATCGCCACACGGTGAACATGGTATGTGGGGAGGCGGGCGAGGAAGGCTTGCTTTACTCTCCGATAATGACTGCCAAAGGCGGGATGCTGGACCTGCTCGATCGATTGGTCGGATTCAGCCTCGTGAGCCCTAAttcgctgaggggagggagaggagagagtgtccCAGATTTATTCCTCGCATTTGGCTGCccggtgataataatgatatagtatttgttgagtgcttactgtgtgcaggcactgtactaagtgctgggacggaaagagcctgggcttcggagtcagaggtcacgggttcgattcccggctctgccacctgtcagctgtgtgactgtgggcaagtcgcttcacttcactgtgcctcagtgacctcatctggaaaatagggattaactgtgagcctcacgtgggacaacctgatgaccctgtatctcccccagcgcttagaacagtgctctgcgcatagtaagcgcttaacaaataccgacattatcattattgtggatacgagcaaatcgggttggacacggtccctgccccatgtgggggtcacagtctcaatctccattttacagatgagataactgaggcacagcgaagtgaagtgactttcccgaggtcagacagctgggatgagaacccgtgaccttctgacccccaggctctatccactgcaccacgctgccaAATCACTAGCTGGGCTGGACATCCTGATGGCCGCGTGCTGGGAGAGCAGTGGCAGGATCTGCACCTCTGTACCCCATTGCAGCACCCACTCCCCAAACCCGGGGGGGGGGAATCATTCCACTACTGTTCCCATCTCAGGGGCAGGTATTCTAGAGGTGCCTTCCAGCCTCATTCTCTAGTTACCAGGAgaactctaataataacaatcataatggcatttgttaagcgcttaatacgtgccgagcattgttctaagcgctggggtagatacgataataataataacgttggtatttgttaagcgcttactatgtgcagagcacagttctaagcgctggggtagatacagggtcatcaggttgtcccctgtgaggctcacagtcttcatccccattttacagatgagggaactgaggcacagagaagcaaagtgacttgcccacagtcacacagctgacaagtggcagagccgggattcaaacccacgacctctgactcccaaggtcaggTGActgagtgaggtaactgaggcccagagaagttaagtaatttgccccaagtcacccagctgacaagcggtggagtcaggattagaatccatgacctctgactcccaaacccgtgctctttccactaagccatactgcaattgttaataataataacaataaatttttgttaagcacttactttgtgctgagcactgtactaagcggtggagtagataataagaggatcaggttggacacaatccccaccccacatggggctcacagtccaagtcggagagagcacaggcactgaatccccattttgcaaatgagggaactgaggcacagagaaatgaagtgatctgcccgaggtgacaagcagacaagtggtggggatgagattagaacccaggccctggctctgtccattaagccaggctgtttctctattAGGTTGGGGCTGCTGGCTGGGCTGACGGCCCGGAACTCAGGACACCTggactaaatgagaagcagcgtggcttagtggaaagagcccaggcttgggagtcagaggtcgtgggttctaatcccggctccgccacttgtctgccgtgtgatcttgggcaagtcactcaacttctctgtgcctcagttacctcatctgtaaaaatggggattaaaaaaatgtgagccccgcgtgggctagtctgattaccctgtattcaccccagtgcttagaacagtgctctgcgcatagaagcagcgtggctcagtggaaagagcacgggatttggagtcggaggtcatgggttggaatccctgctctgccacttgtcagctgtgtgactgtgggcaagtcacttaacttctctgtgcctcagttccctcatctgtcaaatggggattaaaactgtgagccccacgtgggacaacctgatcatcctgtagctcccccagcgcttagaacagtgctctgcacatagtaagcgcttaacaaataccaacattattaaatacgataattattaaaTGATTCAAAGGATTAAGGGCTGCTGGGGCTTAGGCGGGCCGTGTGGTCGGCGTGAATTGATCAATACCGGCCTTTTTCGGCTGGGGCAGTTTGCACTcagctctttttctcttctcgaCCTTCCTACCTTCCTCTTTGGCTGTTGCATGGCAGATGCTCATTGGGGGAAAACAACATTAGAATTTGAAAGGACGGAAACAACAAATACccgatgctaagcactgtaagtgcttcctGACAGGGCCTCCTTAatgatcttcctcctctccaaaggACAGCTCGCCCATATAACGGGGCAGTCAGCAAGGCCAGCCCTGGGTTTCAGTGGCGCGGAATAAAGACTCTGCACCTCTGGCCCCCTTGAtagcgtgtctgtgtgtgtacacACGGGAGAATATGTGTGCGATTGGAAGAAATGTAATCGAATGGCCTGTGCTAGGCATGAGGAAGCCTGGATCCGGGTACTGGATGTGCCCCAGAACCGCTGAATAACTTCAAGGaaatttctttcccttcctgaccTTCGGGCTTCACATCTGTGAAACTGGGAAGCACCCTCAACGCGGATTTTCCCGTACACATTTTGGACGCAACTTtattagagaattagagaagcggTATTGTTttatggaaagagcgcgggcctgggaactggaaaccctggattctcatcccggttctgtcccttgcctgctgggtgagctggggcgagtcacttggcttttctcagcctcagttcctcagatgtaaaatggggattgaaaaccaATTCTGAGATCGTGAGCCTCCCTCGAGGAAGAAGATCTgcgcctaattcccacctgtaccttctctcccggggcttagaacagtgttctgcacacagtaaatgcttaataaatattactaccgtATTACTtctcctgttatccctcctatttaagaatgggagcccaatgaaggacaggaactgtcatgtaccgcagtgcttagtagtgcttggcacatagtaaacacttaaggagtaccgcagttattattattattgtcaatactGATAGCAGTAATGACGATAACAGTAAtgacattcattcgatcgtatttaccgagctcttactgtgtgcagtgcgctatactaagcgctttcaatagtattttttaagcgcttaccgtgtgccaagcgctgttctaagcgctggggtagatacaaggtaatggggttgtcccacgtggggctcccagttttaatccccattttacagatgaggtaactgagggtcagagaaggagCCTGTCTGGGTAAGACACGATGCAGTAGACCCAGCTACTATCGTGCAAGTTTTTCCTAATGCTAGTTTTTTCAAGAACGTAATCCCCACATCCTAGGAAAACCAACTGTAACACTAGTCTCCTTGATGATCTCCAGAGTTCCAGTTTTGGTAATTATGGTTTTACATACTCCACTATTTAAGCACTCCTTCCTCCTAACTGTGAACAATTAATGCATGCACGCGGGGGCGGAAGGagtagcggggagagagaggctgtGTCTCAGTCAGATTTTTAAGCTCCCATATGCAGGAATCGTGTCTTCCTCAGATATCGTACCTGTGAGCCCCCACACGGGTCAGGggccgtatccaccccggcgcttagtacggtgcctggcatagagtaagtgcttaacaaataccacaataataataataatgatctcttcggggtttagtacaatgctcttcacattgcaggcactcaggaaatatcCCTGATTAAACGGTGAAGTAAATAACATCTTAGAGGGGCTTGGAGATCTTCTTTAGAGATCGGTCCGGCGGTAATGCAACGTCCTAAAATGACACGTTCACTCCCATCTCCCAGCCGAGTTCCTCGGGGAAAAGGGAACACCGTTAAAGCCGGTCTCACCTCTAGAACTGGAAAGACTAACCGATGTCCCCGTCCTTTCTTACAGAATTCCCTCCTGAATCGGTCCAGCCACGTAGCAGCCAAGACAGCGAAACCTGGGCATTCCCCCCAGGAGAAGCAGActctggggaggctggggggtgggagagaagcccGAGGAGCCAAGGGACCCCCCAGGCTCTCGGCAAGCTTCCCCCAGGGATGAGTACGGGGAGGGTCAACCATTACAGCATCGTGTCCTCCGAGGAAGACGGGTTGAGGTTGACCACCATGCCAGGAGCCAATGGCTTTGGCAATGGCAAGATCCACACCCGGCGAAAGTGCCGCAACCGCTTCGTCAAGAAGAATGGCCAGTGCAACGTTGAGTTTGCCAACATGGACGACAAGCCCCAGAGATACATCGCGGACATGTTCACGACCTGCGTCGACATCCGTTGGAGGTACATGTTGTTGATTTTCTCTCTTGCCTTTCTGGTGTCCTGGTTGCTCTTTGGGCTGATTTTCTGGATCATCGCCATCATGCACGGAGATATGGAGAGGCCCGCAGGGGACGGCACCCAGCCCTGCGTCCTCAACGTGACTGGCTTCATGGCGGCGTTCCTGTTCTCCATCGAGACGCAGACCACCATCGGCTACGGCCTGCGCTGCGTGACCGAGGAGTGTCCCATCGCCGTGTTCATGGTGGTGGTTCAGTCCATCGTGGGCTGCATCATAGACTCTTTCATGATCGGCGCCATCATGGCAAAGATGGCCAGACCCAAGAAACGGGCCCAGACCTTGCTCTTCAGCCACAACGCGGTGGTGGCCATGAGGGACGGGAAACTCTGCCTGATGTGGAGGGTGGGGAACCTGAGGAAAAGTCATATAGTGGAGGCTCACGTGAGAGCCCAGTTAATCAAGCCGAGGATCACAGAGGAAGGGGAGTACATCCCCCTCGACCAAATCGACATCGACGTGGGGTTTGACAAAGGCTTGGACCGCATCTTCTTGGTGTCCCCCATCACGATCCTCCACGAGATCGACGAGGAGAGCCCGCTTTTTGGGATTAGCCGGCAGGACCTGGAGACAGATGACTTTGAGATCGTGGTGATCCTGGAAGGGATGGTGGAGGCGACCGCCATGACCACGCAGGCCAGGAGCTCCTACCTGGCTAACGAGATCCTGTGGGGCCACCGCTTTGAGCCGGTCTTGTTCGAGGAGAAGAACCAATACAAGGTGGACTACTCCCACTTCCACAAAACCTACGAGGTCCCATCCACTCCCCGCTGCAGCGCCAAGGATCTGGTGGAGAACAAATTCTTGCTTCCGAGCACCAACTCCTTCTGCTACGAGAACGAGCTGGCCTTCATGAGCcgcgacgaagaggaggaggaggaggaggaagaggaggacgataGCCGGGGCCTGGATGACCTGAGCCCCGACAACAGACATGACTTTGATAGACTTCAGGCCACGATAGCCCTGGACCAGAGGTCGTACAGAAGGGAGTCGGAAATCTGACCTCCGATCGCCTGACCCTCAGGGGTGGGATAGGGACCCGTGTTATCTTTTCTCCTACAGTCTGCCCAGGTTTACGCAGAACAGTGCAAGTGCCATAGGAACGGTGGAAAATCTAGTAGCGTTTAGTCGTTTTACGTTTCATCGCAATAACCGGGGACGGGTCCGTCGGAGAggccggggggcaggcagccgggCAGCAGAAGGGACGGGTGGCTCTTCCCCGACAGACCGTGGGTGGAGTCGGAAGGACAATGCGCCGGAGGGGGGGCACAGAGAGCTGGTTTTGCCCCCGGGGCTTACCCTCCCCGCCCCGTGAAGCGAGGCAGGCGATGGTTTCTCAGAGCTGAAGGTCACAGGCTCCAGAAGGGTCCCAAAACGGTGGAAACGGACCAGGTTGGAATGGACTTCAAACCAACTTGAGCCTAGCCAGGAGCTGCAGTGCTGTTGCCCACGGCCAGCAACAGAGGAGACGCTCAGCCACTCGCTGGTTTTTAACGTAGGGGAGGTATCGAGTTTTTAATTTTTCAACTTAGTGCTGTTGAGACTGTTTACAAAAGAAATTTTTTAATGTGATTCGACTtttttttttgggaaaaaaaaaaaaagttaacaaCAAGCCCAGAGGGAATGAAGCAGCCAGAAGAGAGGCCCCGAGAGAATGGGAAGTCCACGGAAGCCAGAactgctctcttttccctggtgAGGCTTTATCACGGGGAAGGGGACTCCGGTTTCTGTCCCTGGGGTCAACAACAGCAAGCACAATCCTGGCAACATAGCTCATGTTATCCACAAGAAACAGTAGACTGTTTGTGATAGAAaaacaaataatataattattaataataataataattaaaggttttaaaatatatttttgggggagatggggaaagaatgTCAACTGGTTTTACCGCTTAAGCACTGACTTTTTCCTTTTGCACCTTCAAGATCCATTTCAATGGGGCCAGTCGAGAGTTTTTTAGAACCCAAACCCATCAGTTTCCAGTTTGGAAGATGTTCACCTCATTTTCCCAAACCTTGGGAAAGGAATTAATTCTTTACTTCTTTCATCCAGTGATCCAGTTGTCCACAGCTTGAGAAATCCATGGAGATTTTTGTTTTCAAGAATTAAAATTCAAAACCCAGTTGCCGCTCCACCAGAGCGGCTCCTTCCTCCTGAACAAGGAGGCTGGACGTAATCGAATCGCCCCCTCATAAAGACGCCCAAACGGATGCACTTGTCAAGTGCTCCAGATCACATGCAAAAGGAAGAAACAGAACATACCAAAAGCCCCGCTTTACAATTcaaatctccttccctctccaaagtGGGCTGTGCCTTAGAGATACAGAATTGTCCAGCTGAGTAGTTTTTCTACCTTACTATGATCCATCATTTTGAATGTTGCTTGTAGCACCTCCTTCCCTGAacgtctgttttttgttgtcgGTTGCTGTTTTTTCCATCGCTGAAGTACCTGTCACCCTGGGCTGCTGCTGCCTCGGCGCAGAAACCACAGAACAGATCGATCACCTCCGATCGCCCCCTCCACCtggggtttaaggagggagggggccca belongs to Ornithorhynchus anatinus isolate Pmale09 chromosome 2, mOrnAna1.pri.v4, whole genome shotgun sequence and includes:
- the LOC100081081 gene encoding ATP-sensitive inward rectifier potassium channel 12 yields the protein MSTGRVNHYSIVSSEEDGLRLTTMPGANGFGNGKIHTRRKCRNRFVKKNGQCNVEFANMDDKPQRYIADMFTTCVDIRWRYMLLIFSLAFLVSWLLFGLIFWIIAIMHGDMERPAGDGTQPCVLNVTGFMAAFLFSIETQTTIGYGLRCVTEECPIAVFMVVVQSIVGCIIDSFMIGAIMAKMARPKKRAQTLLFSHNAVVAMRDGKLCLMWRVGNLRKSHIVEAHVRAQLIKPRITEEGEYIPLDQIDIDVGFDKGLDRIFLVSPITILHEIDEESPLFGISRQDLETDDFEIVVILEGMVEATAMTTQARSSYLANEILWGHRFEPVLFEEKNQYKVDYSHFHKTYEVPSTPRCSAKDLVENKFLLPSTNSFCYENELAFMSRDEEEEEEEEEEDDSRGLDDLSPDNRHDFDRLQATIALDQRSYRRESEI